TATCCCTCCTTGTGGCGCGCGGTCACGGCTGGTTGCCGTCCGACGCGATCTGGAAAACCAGGTTCGGTCGATGCTGAAGGAGTGCGGCCTGATCTTTCCACGCTCGATCGCCGGAGCGAAATCAGGCTTGACCAATCCACGCAATTAAAGGGCCGATTGACAGCCGAGCTTTTTACGCGAGATGGTCTCCCGATAGATCCGCGCCGGACACCGGTATCGCTGCAGGAGTGCGCAGAACGCTGCGGAACGGCGTTGTGTTCGGACCGGGATGAGGATCTGGCCAGGAAGATCGCCTCGATCGAGGCATTTCCGAAACGGTGAGGGTTTTGCGGGGTCTGCGCGATGCAGGGTTGAACCCCGCGCCGGTCAGTGTGTGAACGTGATTGCCAGCGGCCGGTGATGTTTCAGGACGCCCTCTGGCGAACCAGTCGATGCGGGGCTCGGGGCAGGCTAGCGAAGTCACCTCGTCTGTTTGCGTGCCGCCGGGTTTCCTGCCGCGATCTTCGATGCACGGCGATTGGGTCCGGCCCGGGCGTCTGTCTTTGGCGGCGACACCGTTGGACCGGCGATAACCGAGGGTGGTGCTGGGCTATCCTGCCTGGATTGCGGTTATTGCGGTTGCGTTGACGATGTCCTCGACGGAGCATCCGCGGGAGAGGTCGTTGGCGGGGCGGGCGAGGCCCTGCAGGATCGGGCCGATCGCCGTCAGCCCGCCCAGGCGCTGCGCGATCTTGTAGCCGATGTTGCCCGCCGCCAGGTCCGGGAAGATGAAGACGTTCGGCCGCCCGGTCAGCCGGCTCTGCGGCGCCTTCCTGGCCCGGATCGCCTCGTCGAGCGCGGCGTCGAACTGCAGTTCGCCATCGACCTCGAGATCCGGCTCGGCGGCGCGGATCAGCGCCAGGGCCTCGCGCAGCCGCCCGAGGCTCGGATGCTCGGCCGAGCCCGCGGTCGAGAAGGACAGAAGCGCCACCCGCGGCTTCTCGGCCAGGAGCTGGCGGCAGCTCGCCGCGGCCGCGCGCGCGATGGCGGCAAGCTCGGCCGCGTCGGGCTGGATCACCAGCCCGCAATCGGAAAAGATCATCCCGCCCTGGACCGGCGCCTCGGGCCCGCAAGCGAGCATCAGGAAGAAGCTCGAGACGATCCCGGCATCCGGCGCCTTGCCGATGATCTGCAGCGCCGCCCGCACCGTGTCGGCGGTGGTGGCGACGGCGCCGCCGACCGTGCCGTCGGCCTGGCCCAGCCGCACCCGCATCGCCGCCTGGCGGATGGGGTCGCGCATGTCGTCGAGCGCGCGTTCCGCGGTCATGCCGCGCGCGGCGCGCAGCCGGTGCCAGTGATCGGCAAGTTCCGCCAGGTCCGGCGCCTCGGCCGGGTCCAGGGCGGTGACGCCGGGGATCGCGGGCCCGTTCATCAGCGTGACGCGGGCCAGGCCCTGTTCGGTGATGCGCCGCGCCGCCTCGGCCACGCGCGGATCCGCGCCCTCGGGCAGGATGATGTGGCGGGCGCGGGCGCGGGCTTCGGCATGGATGCGGTCGAGCGGTTTCATCGGCTATCCCAGAAGATGCAGGCCGGCGACCACGAAGACGCCGAGGAACACGGTTTCCGCCACGATCAGCGCGATGGCGCCGGTGCCGACCTCGAGCATGCGCTTGAGCGAGGTCTTGATGCCGACCGCCGCGATGGCGATCAGCAGCGCCCAGCGGGACAGCTGCCCGGCGAGGTCCGAGAGCGCCTGCGGGATCGCGCCGGCGCTGTTCAGCGCCGCCAGCGCCAGGAAGCCCAGCACGAAGCCCGGCAGCAGCGGCGGCGCCGTGCCGCCGTCGCTGTCGGCCAGCCCGCGCGCCCGGATGATCAGCGAGATCGCCAGCACCACCGGCGCCAGCATCGAGACCCGGATCAGCTTGACCAGGGTGGCGGTCTCGCCGGTCTCGGGGCCGACCGAGAAGCCGGCGCCGACCACCTGGGCCACGTCATGGATGGTGCCGCCCAGGAAGACGCCGCTGTCGCGCGCCGTGAAGCCGAAGAGCGCGGCCAGCATCGGGTAGAGCACCATGGCCAGGGTCGAGAGCACGGTGACCGAGAGCACGGTGAAGACCAGGTCGCGCTCGGATTTCTCGTGGCGCGGCAGCACGGCGGCGATGGCCATGGCCGCCGAGGCGCCGCAGATCGCGACCGAGCCGCCAGTGAGCAGCCCGAAGCGCCAGTCCCGGCCGCCGAGCCGGGCGAGCGCGAGGCCGCAGAGGATGGTCAGCACCACCCCGGCGGCCACCAGCCCGATGGCGCGCGGCCCGAGCGCCGCCAGCATGTCGACCGAGATCCGCGCGCCCAAAAGCGCCACCCCGAGCCGCAGCACGCTGCGCGCGGTCAGGGCGACGCCCGGCGCGGTGCGGGTGCCGTCCTCGGCCAGGAAGTTCAGCGCCAGGCCCAGAAGCAGCGCCAGCAGCATGGCCGGGGCACCGTAATGGTCCGACAGGAACTGCGCCGTCGCCGCCACCAGCGCCGAGACGGCGAAGCCCGGGAAGGCCTCCGAGATGAGGCTGCGCGAGGGGATCAGGGTGGTTGTCATCGTCGTCACCGGGATGCGGGGATGGGGCCGGCGCGAGGGGGGTCGCGCCGGGTCGTCGTCGGAAGGGGCGCGCGGCCTCGGGCGGGATCGGCGAGGCCGGGCCCCCGAGGGGGGCGCCGCCCCCCTCGCGCTTGCCTGGCCCCTCGATGGGGCCCGGCAAGCGCACCCCCCGGGGTATTTGCCCAACGGTGAAAGCCGGGGCCGGCCTTTCTGCGTCAGGCCTTCCCGCGTCAGGCCGCGCCCTGCTGCGGGCGCATGTCGGCCGGGTCGATGCCCGCCACCACCACCGGCTTCTTCATCGCGTCGCGGCGGAAGGGCTCGCCCAGCTCCTGGTTCAAGAGCACCTCGATGAAGGTGGTCTCGCGGTTCTGCATCTGCCGCTCGACCGCCTCGTGCAGGGCCGCCGTCAGCTCCTCCTGCGACTTCACCTGCACGCCGAGGAGCCCGCAGGCCCGGGCGATGCCGGCATAGGAGGTGTCGCGGTCGAGCTCGGTGCCGACGAAGTTGTTGGCGTACCACAGCGTCGTGTTGCGCTTTTCCGCGCCCCATTGGTAGTTGCGGAAGATCACCATGGTGATCGCCGGCCAGTCCGCGCGGCCGCAGGCGGTCATCTCGTTCATCGAGATGCCGAAGGCGCCGTCGCCGGCAAAGCCGATCACCGGCACGTCCGGATTGCCGATCTTGGCGCCCAGGATCGCCGGGAAGCCGTAGCCGCAGGGCCCGAACAGGCCCGGCGCCAGGTATTTGCGCCCGGCCTCGAAGCTCGGATAGGCATTGCCGATGGCGCAGTTGTTGCCGATGTCCGAGCTGACGATCGCCTCCTTCGGCACCGCCTGCATGATCGCCCGCCAGGCCTGGCGGGG
This portion of the Paracoccus sp. N5 genome encodes:
- the pta gene encoding phosphate acetyltransferase, with the translated sequence MKPLDRIHAEARARARHIILPEGADPRVAEAARRITEQGLARVTLMNGPAIPGVTALDPAEAPDLAELADHWHRLRAARGMTAERALDDMRDPIRQAAMRVRLGQADGTVGGAVATTADTVRAALQIIGKAPDAGIVSSFFLMLACGPEAPVQGGMIFSDCGLVIQPDAAELAAIARAAAASCRQLLAEKPRVALLSFSTAGSAEHPSLGRLREALALIRAAEPDLEVDGELQFDAALDEAIRARKAPQSRLTGRPNVFIFPDLAAGNIGYKIAQRLGGLTAIGPILQGLARPANDLSRGCSVEDIVNATAITAIQAG
- a CDS encoding putative sulfate exporter family transporter — encoded protein: MTTTLIPSRSLISEAFPGFAVSALVAATAQFLSDHYGAPAMLLALLLGLALNFLAEDGTRTAPGVALTARSVLRLGVALLGARISVDMLAALGPRAIGLVAAGVVLTILCGLALARLGGRDWRFGLLTGGSVAICGASAAMAIAAVLPRHEKSERDLVFTVLSVTVLSTLAMVLYPMLAALFGFTARDSGVFLGGTIHDVAQVVGAGFSVGPETGETATLVKLIRVSMLAPVVLAISLIIRARGLADSDGGTAPPLLPGFVLGFLALAALNSAGAIPQALSDLAGQLSRWALLIAIAAVGIKTSLKRMLEVGTGAIALIVAETVFLGVFVVAGLHLLG